Proteins from a single region of Amycolatopsis sp. CA-230715:
- a CDS encoding NAD(P)-dependent alcohol dehydrogenase, whose protein sequence is MPEAMKVSVLNGIHEVVTEERAVPAPGPSEVLIKVGAVGTCGSDVHYYEHGRIGAHVVRGPLVLGHEPSGVVVARGAEARTLDIGARVAIEPGVPCSVCRQCKAGRYNLCPEMRFFGTPPIDGAFCEYVVLREDFAHPVPDSISDEAAGLLEPLSVGVWACRKGGVGPGSRVLITGAGPIGLVAAQTARAFGASEVVVTDVNAQRLAVARELGATGTVDVSAQTLAQSGFEPDVLLECSGVPAAAGQGIRQVGRAGRVVLVGMGGDEIPLPLAHVQSYELELTGTFRYANTWPTAIALAGTGEVLLDRLITHRFGLDEVERALTVAAQDPAVIKPVVLPQVARA, encoded by the coding sequence ATCCCCGAAGCGATGAAGGTGTCCGTGCTGAACGGGATCCACGAGGTGGTGACCGAGGAGCGCGCGGTGCCCGCCCCCGGCCCGAGCGAGGTGCTGATCAAGGTGGGCGCGGTCGGCACGTGCGGGAGCGACGTGCACTACTACGAGCACGGCCGGATCGGTGCCCACGTGGTCCGCGGGCCGCTCGTGCTGGGCCACGAACCGAGCGGCGTGGTCGTCGCGCGAGGCGCCGAGGCGCGGACGCTCGACATCGGCGCGCGAGTCGCGATCGAGCCCGGCGTCCCGTGTTCGGTGTGCCGGCAGTGCAAGGCGGGCCGCTACAACCTCTGCCCGGAGATGCGATTCTTCGGCACGCCGCCGATCGACGGCGCGTTCTGCGAGTACGTCGTGCTGCGAGAAGACTTCGCGCATCCGGTGCCCGACTCGATCAGCGACGAGGCCGCGGGTCTGCTGGAGCCGCTTTCAGTCGGCGTGTGGGCGTGCCGCAAGGGCGGGGTCGGCCCCGGCAGCCGCGTGCTGATCACCGGCGCGGGCCCGATCGGGCTCGTCGCGGCGCAGACCGCGCGCGCGTTCGGCGCGAGCGAGGTCGTGGTCACCGACGTGAACGCGCAGCGGCTCGCGGTGGCGCGCGAGCTGGGGGCCACCGGCACCGTCGACGTGTCGGCGCAAACGCTTGCACAGAGCGGTTTCGAGCCCGATGTGCTGCTCGAATGCTCCGGGGTGCCCGCGGCCGCCGGGCAGGGCATCCGCCAGGTCGGGCGCGCGGGCAGGGTGGTGCTGGTCGGCATGGGCGGTGACGAGATCCCGCTGCCGCTCGCGCACGTGCAGAGCTACGAGCTGGAGCTGACCGGCACCTTCCGCTACGCCAACACGTGGCCGACCGCGATCGCGCTCGCGGGCACCGGCGAGGTCCTGCTGGACCGGCTGATCACGCACCGGTTCGGGCTCGACGAGGTCGAGCGCGCGCTCACCGTCGCCGCGCAGGACCCCGCCGTGATCAAACCCGTGGTGCTGCCGCAGGTCGCCCGTGCCTAG
- the xylB gene encoding xylulokinase translates to MNGTAEGARLVAGVDSSTQSTKVVVCDAATGRVVRTGKAAHPDGTEVDPSAWWRAFTEASGGLLDGVEAIGIGGQQHGMVALGESGEPVRPALLWNDTRSAKAAAELAGELGGPQAWAKTVGLVPVASFTVTKLRWMAEHEPELADRVARVLLPHDWLTWRLLGGEPVTDRGDASGTGYFSPAEGVYRTEILAHAFGGRTPALPEVLGPAEAAGRTADGVLVSAGTGDNMAAALALDLGPGDVVVSLGTSGAVFGVSESAPADPTGTVAGFADATGRFLPLACTLNAARVLTASAAMLGVGLDELDRLALAAEPGAGGLTLLPYLDGERTPNLPEASGTLLGLRRTNMTPENLARAAVEGMLCGLAAGIDAVAEHGGTVRRVLLIGGAAQSASVRAVAPLVFGVPVVVPEPGEYVALGAARQAAWALGGAAEPPRWNGGEPAELDTPSSGALEAGRRLRLSHSDARELVHGVSSGSGED, encoded by the coding sequence ATGAACGGGACGGCTGAGGGCGCGCGGCTGGTCGCCGGCGTCGACTCGTCGACCCAGTCGACCAAGGTCGTGGTGTGCGACGCCGCGACGGGCCGGGTCGTCCGCACCGGCAAGGCCGCCCATCCCGACGGCACGGAGGTCGACCCCTCGGCGTGGTGGCGCGCGTTCACCGAGGCGTCCGGCGGCTTGCTCGACGGCGTCGAAGCGATCGGGATCGGCGGCCAGCAGCACGGCATGGTCGCGCTCGGCGAATCCGGCGAACCGGTGCGCCCCGCCTTGCTGTGGAACGACACGCGCTCGGCGAAGGCGGCCGCGGAGCTGGCCGGCGAACTCGGCGGCCCGCAAGCGTGGGCGAAGACGGTCGGGCTGGTGCCCGTCGCGAGCTTCACCGTGACGAAGCTGCGCTGGATGGCCGAGCACGAACCGGAACTGGCGGATCGCGTCGCCCGTGTCCTGCTGCCCCACGACTGGCTCACCTGGCGCCTGCTCGGCGGCGAACCGGTGACCGATCGCGGTGACGCGTCCGGCACGGGCTACTTTTCGCCCGCGGAAGGCGTCTACCGCACCGAGATCCTCGCGCACGCCTTCGGCGGCCGCACCCCGGCGCTGCCGGAGGTGCTCGGCCCCGCGGAAGCGGCGGGACGCACCGCGGACGGCGTGCTGGTCTCCGCGGGCACGGGCGACAACATGGCCGCCGCGCTCGCGCTGGACCTCGGCCCCGGCGACGTGGTCGTGTCGCTTGGCACCAGCGGCGCGGTGTTCGGCGTGAGCGAGTCGGCGCCGGCCGATCCGACCGGCACGGTCGCCGGGTTCGCCGACGCCACCGGGCGGTTCCTGCCACTGGCCTGCACCCTCAACGCGGCGCGCGTGCTGACCGCGTCGGCGGCGATGCTGGGCGTCGGACTCGACGAACTGGACAGGCTCGCGCTCGCCGCGGAACCGGGTGCGGGCGGTCTCACCCTCCTGCCCTATCTGGACGGTGAGCGGACCCCGAACCTGCCCGAGGCGAGCGGTACCCTGCTGGGCTTGCGACGCACGAACATGACACCGGAAAACCTGGCGCGCGCGGCCGTCGAGGGAATGCTGTGCGGGCTCGCGGCCGGGATCGACGCGGTCGCCGAGCACGGCGGGACCGTGCGGCGGGTCCTGCTGATCGGCGGCGCGGCGCAGTCGGCGAGCGTGCGCGCGGTGGCCCCGCTCGTGTTCGGGGTGCCCGTCGTGGTGCCGGAGCCCGGCGAGTACGTGGCGCTCGGCGCCGCGCGGCAGGCCGCCTGGGCGTTGGGCGGCGCGGCGGAACCGCCGCGGTGGAACGGCGGTGAACCCGCCGAACTCGACACGCCTTCTTCCGGCGCGCTCGAAGCGGGGCGGCGCCTTCGTCTGTCGCATTCGGACGCACGAGAACTCGTACACGGTGTTTCTTCAGGTTCAGGAGAGGACTGA
- a CDS encoding ABC transporter ATP-binding protein → MATITYDKASRRYPGAERPAVDALDLEIADGEFLVLVGPSGCGKSTSLRMLAGLEDIDDGAVWIGDRDVTELPPRSRDIAMVFQNYALYPHMTVGENMGFALKIAGKPKDEIKRKVADAAKLLDIEDFLDRKPKALSGGQRQRVAMGRAIVREPQVFLMDEPLSNLDAKLRVSTRTQIAALQRRLGVTTVYVTHDQVEAMTMGDRVAVLSDGLLQQCDSPRALYERPANVFVAGFIGSPAMNLAPARLTEGGALLSGTTVPLSRELLAAADGDSVTLGFRPESLERAEGPGEGISVTVDLVEELGSDAFCYGKLTEDTDAAGTTVVARVDPRTTPAMGDTLHLRIRPDELHVFSATTGKRLP, encoded by the coding sequence ATGGCGACGATCACCTACGACAAGGCATCGCGGCGCTACCCCGGCGCGGAACGGCCAGCGGTCGACGCGCTCGATCTGGAAATCGCCGACGGCGAGTTCCTGGTGCTGGTCGGGCCTTCGGGGTGTGGGAAGTCGACGAGCCTGCGGATGCTCGCCGGGCTCGAGGACATCGACGACGGCGCCGTGTGGATCGGCGACCGCGACGTGACCGAGCTGCCGCCGCGTTCGCGCGACATCGCGATGGTCTTCCAGAACTACGCGCTCTACCCGCACATGACCGTCGGCGAAAACATGGGCTTCGCGCTGAAGATCGCGGGCAAGCCGAAGGACGAGATCAAGCGCAAGGTCGCCGACGCGGCGAAGCTGCTGGACATCGAGGACTTCCTCGACCGCAAGCCGAAAGCGCTCTCCGGCGGCCAGCGCCAGCGCGTCGCGATGGGCCGCGCGATCGTCCGCGAACCGCAGGTGTTCCTGATGGACGAACCACTGTCCAATCTGGACGCGAAGCTGCGGGTGTCCACTCGCACGCAGATCGCCGCGTTGCAGCGCAGGCTCGGCGTCACCACCGTGTACGTCACGCACGACCAGGTCGAGGCCATGACGATGGGCGACCGCGTCGCCGTGCTCTCCGACGGCCTGCTCCAGCAGTGCGATTCGCCGCGCGCGCTGTACGAACGGCCGGCCAACGTGTTCGTGGCCGGGTTCATCGGCTCGCCCGCGATGAACCTCGCGCCCGCGCGCCTGACCGAAGGCGGCGCGCTGCTCTCGGGGACCACCGTGCCGCTCTCGCGCGAGCTGCTCGCCGCGGCGGACGGGGACTCCGTGACGCTGGGCTTCCGCCCGGAATCGCTCGAACGGGCCGAGGGGCCTGGGGAGGGCATCTCGGTGACGGTCGACCTCGTGGAGGAGCTGGGGTCGGACGCGTTCTGCTACGGCAAGCTCACCGAAGACACGGACGCGGCGGGCACCACGGTCGTGGCCAGGGTGGACCCGCGCACGACCCCGGCCATGGGGGACACGCTCCACCTGCGGATCCGTCCCGACGAGCTGCACGTCTTCTCGGCGACGACCGGGAAGCGCCTGCCGTAG
- a CDS encoding acyl-CoA synthetase, with protein MPEHLFPALVAPPTKEALRFGDRGLTYPELAAVAGTLARRLDGAGRVAVWATSTIETSVAVVAALLAGTPVIPVNPKIGERELGHIIGDSEPALVLAEPGAELPGPLAALPRIDVELSGDPVEPLPEPDAEAPALIVYTSGTTGPPKGVVLPRRAIATTLDALRDAWAWTVGDVLVHGLPLFHVHGLIIGILGPLRRGGTVRHLGRFSTDGVAAALASGGTMMFGVPTMYHRIAEEAGSKPELAEALRGARLLVSGSAALPVHDHERITAATGQQVVERYGMTETLMNTSVRVDGERKPGTVGVPLPGVDVRLVDESGAVLEGSDGESVGEIQVRGANLFTEYLNRPDATAEAFADGWFRTGDMATRDADGYLKIVGRKATDLIKSGGYKIGAGEIENALLEHPGVAEVAVTGEPDPDLGERVVAWIVPDGERPGEQELADHVARLLTPHKRPRVVRYLDALPRNDMGKVLKRALDG; from the coding sequence GTGCCCGAGCACCTGTTCCCCGCGCTGGTCGCACCGCCGACGAAGGAAGCGCTCCGCTTCGGCGACCGCGGCCTGACCTACCCGGAGCTGGCCGCGGTCGCGGGCACGCTCGCACGCCGTCTCGACGGCGCGGGCCGGGTCGCGGTCTGGGCGACGTCGACGATCGAGACGAGCGTTGCCGTGGTGGCGGCGCTGCTCGCGGGCACGCCGGTGATCCCGGTGAACCCGAAGATCGGCGAGCGCGAGCTGGGGCACATCATCGGCGACAGCGAGCCCGCGCTGGTGCTCGCCGAACCGGGCGCCGAACTGCCCGGCCCGCTCGCCGCGCTGCCGCGGATCGACGTCGAGCTGAGCGGCGACCCGGTCGAGCCGCTTCCCGAGCCGGACGCCGAAGCGCCCGCGCTGATCGTCTACACCTCGGGCACCACCGGCCCGCCCAAGGGCGTGGTGCTCCCGCGGCGCGCGATCGCCACGACCCTGGACGCGCTGCGGGACGCCTGGGCGTGGACCGTCGGCGACGTGCTCGTGCACGGGCTGCCGCTGTTCCACGTGCACGGACTGATCATCGGCATCCTCGGTCCGCTGCGCCGCGGCGGCACGGTGCGGCACCTCGGCAGGTTCAGCACCGACGGCGTCGCCGCGGCGCTGGCGAGCGGCGGCACCATGATGTTCGGCGTGCCGACGATGTACCACCGCATCGCGGAGGAAGCGGGTTCGAAGCCCGAGCTGGCGGAGGCCCTTCGCGGCGCTCGCCTGCTCGTGTCCGGGTCGGCCGCGCTGCCCGTGCACGACCACGAGCGGATCACCGCGGCCACCGGGCAGCAGGTCGTCGAGCGGTACGGCATGACCGAGACGCTGATGAACACCAGCGTCCGGGTGGACGGCGAGCGCAAGCCCGGCACGGTCGGCGTGCCGCTGCCCGGGGTGGACGTGCGGCTCGTGGACGAGTCGGGCGCGGTGCTCGAAGGCTCCGACGGCGAGTCCGTCGGCGAGATCCAGGTCCGCGGCGCGAACCTGTTCACCGAGTACCTGAACCGGCCCGACGCGACCGCGGAGGCGTTCGCCGACGGCTGGTTCCGCACCGGCGACATGGCGACGCGCGACGCCGACGGGTACCTCAAGATCGTCGGGCGCAAGGCCACGGACCTGATCAAGAGCGGCGGCTACAAGATCGGCGCGGGCGAGATCGAGAACGCCCTGCTCGAACACCCCGGGGTGGCCGAGGTCGCGGTGACCGGCGAACCGGATCCCGATCTGGGCGAGCGGGTGGTGGCGTGGATCGTGCCGGACGGCGAGCGCCCCGGCGAGCAGGAGCTCGCGGACCACGTCGCGCGCCTGCTCACCCCGCACAAGCGGCCGCGGGTCGTGCGGTACCTCGATGCTTTGCCGCGCAACGACATGGGCAAGGTGCTGAAACGGGCGCTCGATGGGTGA
- a CDS encoding DeoR/GlpR family DNA-binding transcription regulator has product MPSKRPPRPSDAEVERRRQDVLGHVIERGEVRIDDLTARFGVSLMTMHRDLDALADRRLLRKLRGRVAAYPALTMETAKRFREGLNVREKEALCALAAAEVEPGQTILMDDSTTLFPLAKRLASGNTERLVVITNSLEIARILGPSETVEVLLLGGRYTEFDSCIGPDTLAALGKLRADIGFVSVTAAAAGRFYHPVREYAELKEAVLKAANRNVALVDRSKFGKTATFAHGDAGDYDVVITEDTTPADEVEAMRGFGATVLLATLDKHVQTNQARDHERDG; this is encoded by the coding sequence GTGCCTAGCAAACGACCGCCCCGGCCTTCGGACGCGGAGGTCGAACGGCGCCGCCAGGACGTGCTCGGCCACGTGATCGAGCGCGGCGAGGTCAGGATCGACGATCTCACCGCGCGGTTCGGCGTCAGCCTGATGACCATGCACCGCGATCTCGACGCGCTCGCCGACCGCAGGCTGCTGCGGAAGCTGCGCGGCCGCGTCGCGGCGTATCCCGCGCTGACCATGGAGACCGCGAAACGGTTCAGGGAAGGGCTGAACGTCCGCGAAAAGGAGGCGTTGTGCGCGCTGGCCGCGGCCGAGGTCGAGCCGGGGCAGACGATCCTGATGGACGATTCGACGACACTGTTCCCACTCGCCAAACGCCTCGCGAGCGGGAACACCGAGCGGCTCGTGGTGATCACCAACTCGCTGGAGATCGCGAGGATTCTCGGTCCTTCCGAGACGGTCGAAGTGCTCCTTCTCGGTGGCCGGTACACCGAATTCGACTCCTGCATCGGCCCGGACACGCTCGCCGCGCTCGGGAAGCTCCGCGCGGACATCGGGTTCGTCTCCGTGACCGCGGCCGCGGCGGGCCGGTTCTACCACCCGGTGCGCGAGTACGCCGAGCTGAAGGAAGCCGTGCTCAAGGCGGCCAACCGGAACGTGGCGCTGGTGGACCGGTCGAAGTTCGGGAAGACCGCCACGTTCGCGCACGGTGACGCGGGCGATTACGACGTGGTGATCACCGAGGACACGACCCCAGCGGACGAGGTGGAGGCCATGCGCGGTTTCGGCGCAACTGTCCTACTCGCAACTCTCGACAAACATGTCCAGACCAACCAAGCTCGGGACCATGAACGGGACGGCTGA
- a CDS encoding carboxyl transferase domain-containing protein, producing the protein MGEARDLIGALTHRFEEFAVASGPSDVDGPIGWRGYGESRARAVDSSGEGESVLCGTAEIGGVVATLIVFEFAFLGGSLGARTGDRLELAFTKARELGTPVVSLIATGGSRMQEGMRALSQLQRIAGQLALVARAGLPHIAVLRNPTTGGGWATLGGAADVTLALPGAQVGFAGSRVRPDGDASAYTAEAHHSSGQVDQLVTDLPGALGRWLALLTKPFPEAPEPPNALGDAEPPSTGRESVLRSRAPERPHADEYLAAYFDWCEDISGDRCGGVDPGVRCGFGSRDGRTIAYAAQRGTATTPAGFRTAARLVRLADKLGIPVLTIVDTPGAANGPDAEHAGAGPAIAELFAAVGAARVPITTLVAGEGGSGGALAFAAPGRTWMAPDSYFSVTSPEAAAAILKRDDDQVPATADQLRLRPQDVVDLGVAAGIVGPAR; encoded by the coding sequence ATGGGTGAAGCGCGCGACCTGATCGGCGCGCTCACGCACCGGTTCGAAGAATTCGCCGTCGCGTCCGGTCCGTCCGATGTGGACGGACCGATCGGCTGGCGCGGCTACGGGGAATCGCGGGCGCGGGCCGTGGACTCTTCGGGTGAAGGCGAATCGGTGCTGTGCGGGACGGCCGAGATCGGCGGTGTCGTGGCGACCCTGATCGTGTTCGAGTTCGCCTTCCTCGGCGGATCGCTCGGCGCACGCACCGGCGACCGGCTGGAGCTGGCTTTCACCAAAGCGCGCGAACTCGGCACGCCGGTGGTGTCGCTTATCGCGACGGGCGGCAGCCGGATGCAGGAGGGTATGCGCGCGCTGTCGCAGTTGCAGCGCATCGCGGGTCAGCTGGCGCTGGTGGCGCGTGCCGGGCTGCCGCACATCGCGGTGCTGCGGAACCCGACGACCGGCGGCGGCTGGGCCACGCTCGGCGGTGCCGCGGATGTCACGCTGGCGCTGCCGGGCGCGCAGGTCGGGTTCGCCGGGTCCCGGGTGCGGCCGGACGGCGATGCCAGCGCGTACACCGCCGAAGCGCACCATTCGTCCGGGCAGGTCGACCAGCTCGTCACCGATCTCCCCGGCGCGCTCGGCCGGTGGCTGGCCTTGCTGACCAAGCCGTTCCCCGAGGCTCCCGAACCACCGAACGCGTTGGGCGACGCGGAACCGCCGTCGACGGGCCGGGAATCCGTGCTGCGGTCGCGCGCACCGGAACGGCCGCACGCCGACGAGTACCTGGCCGCCTACTTCGACTGGTGCGAGGACATCAGCGGCGACCGGTGCGGCGGCGTCGATCCGGGCGTGCGATGCGGGTTCGGCTCGCGCGACGGGCGCACGATCGCGTACGCGGCGCAGCGGGGCACGGCGACCACGCCCGCCGGATTCCGCACGGCCGCGCGGCTCGTCCGGCTCGCCGACAAGCTCGGGATACCGGTGCTCACCATCGTCGACACCCCTGGCGCGGCGAACGGGCCCGACGCCGAGCACGCGGGCGCCGGGCCCGCGATCGCCGAACTGTTCGCGGCCGTCGGCGCCGCGAGAGTGCCGATCACGACCCTCGTCGCGGGCGAAGGCGGCTCGGGCGGGGCGCTCGCGTTCGCCGCACCGGGCCGGACCTGGATGGCGCCCGACAGCTACTTCTCGGTCACCTCGCCCGAAGCCGCGGCCGCCATCCTCAAGCGCGACGACGACCAGGTGCCCGCCACCGCGGACCAGCTCCGCCTGCGGCCGCAGGACGTCGTGGACCTCGGCGTGGCCGCCGGAATCGTCGGTCCCGCGCGGTAA
- the alr gene encoding alanine racemase has translation MASDPARAETVIDLDAIRHNVALLADRAGSAATMVVVKADGYGHGAIPVAKAAIEAGASWLGACSVAEAVALREAGISARLFSWLDIPGTDFAPGLEAGVDLSVSSRAELAAVADAAARTGVLAEIHLKIDTGLSRNGCPSYDWPALVKDAAAEPKVRVAAIWSHLACADEPGHPSIDLQAARFQSAYDIAREAGLNPLRHLANSAATLTRPDLHFDLVRPGIATYGLNPVPQKEDLRPAMTFRSSVALTKRIAAGESVSYGHTWTAEKDTTLALVPAGYADGVPRTLSGRMDVWLDGKRRPVAGRICMDQFVVDCGDDEPEIGAEVVLFGDGASGGPTAREWADTLGTIDYEIVTGMYRPRVARRYLGETG, from the coding sequence ATGGCTTCCGATCCCGCACGCGCCGAAACGGTCATCGACCTCGACGCGATCAGGCACAACGTCGCGCTGCTCGCCGACCGCGCGGGCAGCGCGGCGACCATGGTCGTGGTGAAGGCCGACGGCTACGGTCACGGCGCGATTCCCGTCGCGAAGGCCGCCATCGAGGCGGGCGCGAGCTGGCTCGGTGCCTGCTCCGTCGCTGAGGCCGTCGCGTTGCGCGAGGCCGGGATCTCCGCGCGGTTGTTCAGCTGGCTCGACATCCCCGGCACGGACTTCGCTCCCGGCCTCGAGGCCGGAGTGGACCTCTCGGTCAGTTCGCGGGCGGAGCTCGCCGCAGTCGCCGACGCCGCGGCGCGCACCGGCGTCCTGGCCGAGATCCACCTGAAGATCGACACCGGGCTGTCCCGGAACGGATGCCCGTCCTACGATTGGCCCGCGCTGGTCAAGGACGCCGCGGCGGAGCCGAAGGTGCGCGTGGCCGCGATCTGGTCGCATCTCGCCTGCGCCGACGAACCGGGCCACCCGTCGATCGATCTGCAGGCGGCGCGTTTCCAGTCGGCGTACGACATCGCGCGCGAGGCGGGCCTGAACCCGTTGCGGCACTTGGCGAATTCCGCGGCCACGCTGACCAGGCCGGACCTGCACTTCGACCTGGTGCGGCCCGGTATCGCGACGTACGGGCTCAACCCGGTGCCGCAGAAGGAAGATCTCCGCCCCGCGATGACGTTCCGCTCCTCGGTCGCGCTCACGAAGCGGATCGCCGCGGGCGAGTCCGTCTCCTATGGACACACCTGGACGGCCGAAAAGGACACCACGCTCGCGCTCGTGCCCGCCGGTTACGCCGACGGAGTACCCCGCACGCTGTCCGGGCGGATGGACGTGTGGCTGGACGGCAAGCGGCGGCCGGTGGCTGGCCGGATTTGCATGGACCAGTTCGTGGTGGACTGCGGCGACGACGAGCCCGAGATCGGCGCCGAAGTGGTGCTGTTCGGCGACGGCGCCTCGGGCGGGCCGACGGCGCGCGAGTGGGCGGACACGCTCGGCACGATCGACTACGAGATCGTCACCGGGATGTACCGGCCGAGGGTGGCGCGCCGGTACCTCGGGGAGACGGGCTAG
- a CDS encoding alpha/beta fold hydrolase has translation MDRRLLTIAGTVTAVVTGAAAAGIAIATTQQRRHGEDPLADEELGDLSPVRTSTVAADDGTPLAVSEVDPEEGEPELTVIGVHGFALSQRCWHFQRRALGSLSLPRVRQVYYDHRGHGLSGAANQETSTIEQLARDLDAVIRAVAPDGPIVLLGHSMGGMVVMELAEFNPELFADRVCGVAFIATAAGEVGGTGLSRSLLSKYNPLTRGVGGLAGWQPGLVEFVRAAGGQLTRQAVRRLAFGDRDVSPKLVDFMLEMLAVTPVRGLVNFIDTLGSHNRYAALAGLKHAHVLVVGGDSDRITPYAHTERIAAELPDAELVRVRGGGHMVQLEQPDLVNSHLIDLVQHCVGVGGGERRRNWWWLR, from the coding sequence GTGGACCGCCGCCTGCTCACCATCGCGGGCACGGTGACGGCGGTGGTCACCGGCGCGGCCGCGGCGGGTATCGCGATCGCCACCACCCAGCAGCGGCGCCACGGCGAGGATCCGTTGGCGGACGAGGAACTCGGCGACCTTTCGCCGGTGCGAACGTCCACAGTGGCCGCCGACGACGGCACGCCGCTCGCGGTGTCCGAAGTGGACCCCGAGGAAGGTGAGCCCGAGCTGACCGTGATCGGGGTGCACGGGTTCGCGCTTTCCCAGCGCTGCTGGCACTTCCAGCGGCGGGCGCTCGGCTCGCTGAGCCTGCCGAGGGTGCGGCAGGTCTACTACGACCATCGCGGGCACGGGCTTTCCGGGGCGGCGAACCAGGAAACCAGCACCATCGAACAGCTCGCGCGCGATCTCGACGCGGTGATCCGCGCGGTCGCGCCGGACGGGCCGATCGTCCTTTTGGGACATTCGATGGGCGGCATGGTGGTGATGGAGCTCGCGGAGTTCAACCCGGAGCTGTTCGCTGACCGGGTGTGCGGCGTCGCGTTCATCGCCACCGCCGCGGGAGAGGTCGGCGGCACCGGGCTCTCACGATCGTTGCTGTCGAAGTACAACCCGTTGACGCGGGGAGTCGGCGGACTCGCCGGGTGGCAGCCGGGGCTCGTCGAATTCGTGCGCGCCGCGGGCGGGCAGCTGACCAGGCAGGCGGTGCGGCGGCTCGCGTTCGGCGATCGCGACGTCAGCCCGAAGCTGGTCGACTTCATGCTCGAAATGCTCGCCGTGACGCCGGTGCGGGGCCTGGTGAACTTCATCGACACGCTCGGCAGCCACAACCGGTACGCGGCGCTCGCCGGGTTGAAGCACGCGCACGTGCTGGTGGTCGGCGGCGATTCGGACCGGATCACGCCGTACGCGCACACCGAGCGCATCGCGGCCGAGCTGCCGGACGCCGAGCTGGTGCGGGTGCGCGGTGGCGGGCACATGGTGCAACTCGAACAGCCGGACCTGGTGAACAGCCATCTCATCGACCTGGTGCAGCACTGCGTCGGGGTCGGCGGTGGGGAGAGGCGACGGAACTGGTGGTGGCTGAGGTGA
- the tsaE gene encoding tRNA (adenosine(37)-N6)-threonylcarbamoyltransferase complex ATPase subunit type 1 TsaE gives MVAEVNGATVELPAAEDTVAFGERLGGSLAAGDLVLLAGPLGAGKTVLARGVAAGLGVGGRVSSPTFVIARVHPPGARGVGLVHVDAYRLGGDLAQLDDLDLDSDLERSAVVVEWGEGSAERLSADHLVIRLERRPDDVRVATLEPHGTWTTRLPDLQLAG, from the coding sequence GTGGTGGCTGAGGTGAACGGGGCGACGGTGGAACTGCCGGCGGCGGAGGACACGGTGGCGTTCGGCGAGCGGCTCGGCGGCTCGCTCGCCGCGGGGGATCTGGTGCTGCTCGCCGGTCCGCTCGGTGCCGGGAAGACCGTGCTGGCGCGTGGGGTCGCGGCGGGGCTCGGGGTGGGCGGCCGGGTCAGCTCGCCGACCTTCGTGATCGCGCGGGTGCATCCGCCGGGCGCGCGCGGGGTCGGGCTCGTCCACGTCGACGCGTACCGGCTCGGCGGCGATCTCGCCCAGCTCGACGATCTCGACCTCGACTCGGATCTCGAGCGGTCCGCGGTGGTCGTCGAATGGGGCGAGGGCTCGGCGGAGCGGCTTTCCGCCGACCACTTGGTGATCAGGCTGGAGCGGCGGCCCGACGACGTGCGGGTGGCCACCCTGGAGCCCCACGGCACCTGGACCACCCGGCTGCCCGACCTGCAGTTAGCGGGCTAA